Within the Accipiter gentilis chromosome 12, bAccGen1.1, whole genome shotgun sequence genome, the region GATCTATAGTGAAATTCCTCAGGGTTTGACCTGCTGACCAGTGGACCTGTAGCTTCACATACCTTATATTATAACTACTTATTTGGAAACGTTGGTTCAGTAGAGCCCAGGGAAAGCCACTATCAGTGTTCACATCTATCCCACGTTTGAGAATCTTTGCCTCTTTTTAAAGACTCCCAGCTTCACTTGTCTGCTCTGAGGgaagaaaactgaagttttatACCTAACTGCACTAACTGCAAAGGCAGCACCCTTGCCAGAACAGATGCCTTCAAGACTGTCTCTTCTGTTGCTCTGAAATCTAGTTACCCTGAAAGTCTGTGGAGCAAGGATGACTTGCAGTGGTCAGGAATCAAGGGTGCTGGCTTGTCTTGGGGAGCTTCTCTGCCGAATCTTTGTTTCTTCAAGGGATGCTGTGGAAGGATTACAAGAGTAGTCACATTTGAAAATTGCTTGCTGGAGACATCATGACATCTGGAAGGATATAGCAATTTGTTTTGCACCATGCTTCTATGCCTTTAGCCAGAGCATGCAACAGTCATCAAAAATTAAAGCAAGGAGTCCCCATATGGCCTCCCTGCATACTCAGGGTGATCTCTGTTCCCTCCCCAGGTAAGATCCAGTCAGTTGCCATTCTGAGAAAGATCACAAGCTGTTTCTGGGACAAGGAAGGTAGAGAGCTGCCTGGCAAAAGCTGCAGTTCTGTTGGCTGCTCCCTTTcaatttcatctttttctaaCTGGTCTGGAAGACCTGTTACAGCTCCACTTGTCTCACAGAAACATAGCTAACAGCAGCTTCCCTTTCTCATGTTGTTCTTCACTTCTCATATCAGCGCAGTCTCCACCTTTAAGAGAGCCCTGCCAGACTTCTGCTGTGATTAGATTCTCCTGCACATCACTGAGGTGGCCAATGACTGCAGGCTGGCTCTCATTGATTCAAACTCACCTCTTGCCAAACTGGCTTCTGCAGCCAAGGAACAGGAACTGCACAGACAGTATTATTCCTGGCAGGAGGAACAGCATCTCTGTGGAAAAGGACGTGCAAGAGAATTACAAAGGTgctatttaaaaacataacttgTGAAACTCTGACAGGGGCTGGATTATGTACTTGCTAAGGTACCTGAAGTAACAAAGTGTTGAATTTATACGTGCCCAGTGCTTAGAATTAGAGACTAATATAGGtttgaagggacctctggagatcatctggtctaGCCCTGCCCTATAAGTATGGCCAGCCTCAAAGTTACATTAAGTTGGCAAGGGCTTAGGGAAACCTAagggaagataacaaaaaaacaTCATGGAAATAGTTAATCCTAGGTTTGAGGCAGGTTATGATTATGAAACTTTCATAATATACATCACCCAGTTTCAAATTCAGGTTAAGTGGGACTGTAGGAACAACTATCACCTTGGAGCAGCTCAGTTACCATAGCTCTCACATGCATCCAACAAGCCATGCCTGTCTCCTTGTATTGCATAATATTTGTAAAGTTATTCCACCAAAACAAAGCCCTTTATAAATAATTTATCATGTATTCTGAGAACAAAAAAGTTCTTTGGAGGACCTACTTGTGTTATTGCTGAAGTGTTTATTGTAAGTGATGTATTTGGGAGGTGGGGTTTTTAAGCATAGAGAGTTTCCATTCTTTTTGTACTTTTGCAGTGGTTTTGGACATTTGGTGATTTGCAAGGGAAGTGCAATGCAGATCATTTGCAACCAACAAAAGACAAACACATGTAAACATCTGTCAAGGGAAAAGGTACTTACAGTAGCATGGCCTCTGTCTGCAGATTCTGTATGCAGTGCTTTCAGAAGAGGTTCATAAGCGCTCTTCCTACCACACAGTGGCACAACAAATAGTGTTTTATTCATTGTTCAGTGCTATCTTGCAtatttcttcccccagcttttacaAGCCAAAACCCAAATTAGAATCTGGTTTCAGACTGCCTTGAATTAATCTGAAGCTATAAAACAAAGAGACCACTTGGAGAAACAGCATTTAGGTAAGCAAATGGGATTTCCAAGCCCATACAGTTTTTGTTGGCTAGTATATATTAAAATGATAAACAGCAgtccacattaaaagaaaatgctttataaGAGCAGTAACTCATGCTTTCAACAGTTTtaggcaactgaaaaaaaaatctattaaagagACTAATTTTTAGGATGCACCTGTAATTATCATAAGAGAAATTGCAGGGTCCAGTAATCCATcacaaaaatttattttgttaattacaaAAAGCTTGCTATGCCCTGGGCAAGATTCTATATTTGGTTTAGAAGGAATACTTTGGTATAAAGTCAGAAAATTTTCATCAATTTTGGTATCTGACATTCAGAGTTTAAAGCCTCCTCCTAAATCAGTACTGCAAGTTGCtatgtatttccttttcctcAGCATGGTAAAGCTTCTGCCTTCCAGCACCCAGGTTGTGTAGAAAAATCACTTCACTTATCTGAACCCAGTTCAGGAAACACAGGAAACAGATCTGCAGAGCATTTTCCAAGTGTTGGAAGGCTGTACTATTTCCTAGTAAGGCTAGAAGTAGAAAACCTGAAGTATGACAAAATAATTCCCAAGCAAAAccaacttcatttaaaaataaatcttgagaTATTTACAGTATTCTAAAGCAGAAATACACCATCTGATTCATGTGATACAGACATGGCTCATTGCTTTTTGTTCACTGTCCACAGAAGAGAATAAACACTACCCTCCAGCGTTTTTGAAACATCACACTTGACCAGTAGGgctttctctttctgaattttAGAAAGCACTTTTTGAGATGCCTCCTGTCTCTGAATGAACCAGGAATACCCTGTTAGTGCACTGCTGCTGTCCCCCcgtcctccccgcccccccccccccgccccagctacTTAAGGGAAAAAGATTTTTGGTCACTCCAGCTTAACCATCATTAACAATCAGATGTCCTCCTCAGAGCAGGAGCTCTGTACTTATTCAAAAATAGCCCTTTTAAGATATGTCAGGTTAGATGTAGAAAATAACTCATTATCATTGGCCCACTGAAGGTTCAATCCTTTAAATAACTGTACACATCTTACAAACATCTAAACGGAAGAGCACATCCATTTGTTATTATGAATACCACACTGGCATTTCTGTAATGTTCATTGTCTCTGTGACCTTGAATCTCATCAAGTGTTCAAGTCTCCCCCAGAAGCAAATGCTGAACAGTCAGGCTAATGGAGTACTTAAAGGccctattaagaaaaaaaaaaccagaagggagGACAAGCATTTTCCCTCATCTTCTTTTGCTGCCATCCGGCTGGAATTTCCATCCTCTTTCAGTCTTATCCTGTCTTTTCTTGTTAGCAGCTCTCTTCCAAAACACCCTATAGTCCAATTCAGAGGCTTTTTGCCTCCCTTTCTGGCTTCATGTCTTCTTACTGCTCAGTTTCTGCCTATGCAGGTGTGTCTCAATCTCTTGCTTGAAAACAAGCATCCCAAGCTGGCCGTGAGAAGCCTCGTTCATGGCCTTGGACTGCATACACATTTTGTACTGCTCTGGGGTTAACTCGTCCAGACATTGCTTTTCATGCCACAGATGGAAAAGACCCCTGACAGGCGTTCGGATCACAATGAGGTTGCTGTGAAGGTATTTGCGGTACAGATGTACATCTTCACCACCCCAGCCTTTAATGTCCAGATCAAAGCCACCTGacacaaacaaaatccaaaataaaactagaaatatATACTAGCAAACTGGATGTTATTAATTGCACTACAGCTGTTCTCCGGCTCCAGTCAGCCCTTTAAAACAGCCATGCTTTCTGCCAACATCAAAGTGTCCAAATTTCTTAACTTCAAATCTTTCACTATCAGACAAAATTGCTTTATTTGTTCTGAGCAGCACTTAAATTCTGGTAACCTCTACGGCACATAGGAATAGTCTGAACATCTAATCAGAGCACTACTGCAAATTGGAGGCATAGACACACTGGCCAAGGACAGGGAAGCCGATCAGAATTTTCTATGTTTCAGTAAAAAGGCAGACGTATTGGAGTGTATTTTTCTTACCTATGTTGATAAAATCAGATCTGTACTGGCAAGTCATCCCAAAACCAAAGTCTCTCCAAAatccagtttcttttttaataatctgCATGGAGGGAAAGGAATGTTTATATGGGAGCAGAAATGCTTTCAGTGTCAGCAGCAGACAAGTCCTTGAATGTGgtcagaaacagcagcaactgcCCTTTTATTCTTCACCATGTAAATCCATGGCTGGTCCTGAACCAGTTTTTGTAGATACTCATTACATGTTTCTGTCCCCCAAAACCAGCTGTGTCATTAGCTATCATGGATAAACGCCCTGATCTGGAATGATCAGGTTTTGCTCCACTCCTGCTGTCGTAGACCAAGTGGAGCAATATCACATCACTCTCTAGAGTTTACTTCTTTGCAGACAAAACACTCTCCAAAATTGTCAGTTTCTGCAGGATTCAAATCCAACATAAGAAACATACTGGTAAACCAGGAAGCCAGACTCTGCTGTAGAGCAGATGGTGGCATCTGCATTGTGGAccacaagaggaagaaaacagtggTTCTAATCTGATCGCACAAGTGACAGCTTTTTGATTACCttaattttgatgaaaaatagGAAAGTGGTAAGAATAGTTTTCCAATACAGAACTGCTAAATCCGGCTAAAATTGAAGTCCAGAAATGTTAGGTGGTACATATATATCCCATAAAAGCTTTTGTAATAATGAATGTGCAATCTATATTACTGAGATGGACCATGAAAACATTATGTATTACAGGTAGAAAATCAGAGCAGTGAGAAACCATGGctatgattttcaaaagcaggtaCAAAATAATTCACATAATTCATGTGTGTGAGTGACCTAACCCAATCTGGTGAGATACCCAAGAGTTTCAAGGGACTGGGACAGGTATTTAAATCCTATAAGCAAGTCAGCAGTACTTCACACTCTAGAAGGTCTGGTTACAAACCTACCCCTTAGCagctatttttgaaaattttggctTCACTTGCGACAAAGTTACAGAAGATGAGGAGACAGAATTTCCATTTCTGTATTTACAAATTCCAGCATTTCCTTTACCAAAAAATCCTCTTCCAAAATAGCCTCTCCTGATTTCTTGTTCATGCCTCTCCTTTTTGTTCATAAACCTTGACACCtcaatggcttttttttattttattgctcacATTGCTATCTCTCTCTTTTctaatttctcctttccttgaaAAAGCTAAGCTGCTGCAGAAGCcaattaaaaggaaacaagattGTATCTGTCAAGTCTGCACTGTAACAAGAAATCTCCATAATGATGCCCTTACAGCAAGCTACTCGTATGCATTAGCATTATTACTTCCCATTAGTGCAAGTGGCTGCTGCACAAATCAAATTCTCTGAAAGATTTCTGAAGgcttttctttctcagcagcCTGAGTACCAGAACAGAGAGCTAACACTGTCTTGTTCTAATGGCACAGATCTGGCCTCATGCCTGGGAACTAACATGggctgaaaatataaaaatctacaTAAAAATGAGATTGACAGTACTTCTTTAAATCAAGAAGTTTTTCTGACATAAGCATCATATTTTATGATTCAAATATTAGCTATAAATATTTGCACAATCCTGACTATGTACTTTGTGGAATTTATACTAGCTTGAGAGCTAAACTCTATTTCATTTCCTAAGCACAGTGCTTACAAGCCTGAGGATCCCTGACAGGCCCTCATCAGAGAGAGAAGAGCTAACATGAATCCCATGGTACTATCAGAACAAGtttcctctgagaaaaaaaacagtggaaaGGATTTTCCAGACTCTTCAGTAAAAGACTTTCTGGCTACCTGTTGGATAACACAAAGAGCAGTagacaaaaataatttgggtGCACTTTTCAAACTCTCATTGTTCATTTTCCTAGAGGGATTGCACAAGATGGGGGTAATGATAACAGAAGACTAGACTCAGACCCATAGTGATCTTTTTCAGCTGTGACTGTTGCTGGGCTCACAGCACTCCTAATTCTTACTTACTGAGAACAACAATAGAAGCTGGAATGCTCTGGAGACAGTGTCCAGCCTGGGACAGGTTGAGCCCTGATAGGCGCAGTGCCTGGCAGTAAGAGGGGCAGCTGTGGCAGGCTGGGACCTGACCCAGAGGAACTGAATGAAGCCACATAGCTGGCTTATGCTTCAGTTTGAAAATTCAGCCACTTACCAGCACTACTGGGCAAAGGACTGTGACCCACTGACTCTGGAGAGAAGCAAGAATGGAGGGTGTACATAAAGGGAAACCCACCACTTCTATCACCCTTTTAGTTTCAAGACAATGCAATACCAGAGCACAAGAGAATGGAGACTACCATCTGCAGCAGGGCCAAGCAATGGCTCTGCCACTAGTATTCACGTGAACGTCTCATCTGTGTGCTCTGCTTCTTCCTCACAACAGCTTTCTCCTCCTCAAGGAGATTCGCCTGGGTTTAACTACATGTTTTAATAGTTTGCCTTAtgacaatgtttttaaaaataatgctttgttcTCACACCAAAGATAAGCAGGTGAGATGGAAATCAGTGGAGTTATGCTGTGTTGTATCAGTGACAGATTGAAGCCAGAAGGGACAGCTCCAAGCATGTCAAAAGACAAGTCAAAAGACTTTGAGACAACGTGGTACACGTCAGAAACACGCTGTCTGCTCGCAGGCAGTTTAATCATGAACTGTGGGATGGGAAAAGCCACTGTAGGTGTTCAAGTAAGTAGGGAAATAACTGTGACAGACCCTGGAATTCTGTTTTCACTGACTCATCTAAGGATATCTATGCTTTTTACAAATGTCAGCTCTCGAAGATGCAAGCAAAGAAACTATTCAGTGCAAGGAAGAAATGAGAGCAAGATCAGAGACTGTCAGCCCGAGACAGCACACCATGAAGGAATTGTTCGCTAGTTAGAAAATCCCTTCTAGCAGAGAAGCACACATGGTTTAAATTCTTAGGTTCCCtgtataaaacatgaaaaaagtgttaaaataaatGGCACCAAGACACTTCCCTGTGAAACTTAACTGCAGAACTCACAGTAAGGTGACTGCTGTAGTTAATTTTGTCTGTGTGGTAGTCACTGTGCACAAGGAATAGGGAAATGCTACCCAAGAGCACATGTGCCTTTAAAAAATGCTCTGTCCAAATAGAAGCACGCATTCAGAGAAGCATGTACTTACCAGCTGCTGTTCTAAAGGTGGGATGGAATCATGGTGGCCATAAATTATACTGGGGTTATACTGGCTGAAGAGAACAGGATAAAACACCTTTTTCCCTGGAAATGAcagtgggttatttttttttaaagcggtATAAAACACACTTCTCTCTCTTACAAGATGCTGCCCAAACCCAAAGTCACACAAGTTTTGGACTGATCCTATGTTCTTTGCATGAGAATGTGAACATGAGGATATAATTAACAAACAGATCCTGTTCCAGAAAGCACAGGTGCTAAAGGCAAGAAATTCACTCACAGTGGGAGCAAGAGAATTATAACCTTCCAAAAGCCAACCAGCAATGGAATTTTTATACATGTGTTAATTAGTTCTCTAGGTTTCAAGAATGATTTACAGCAGCTTCATTACCAATGCAAAGGCAAGAATACTCTGGTGAAAACCATAATAGGTAAAAATCAGTTGAAAGACAATACACTTCATGAGTAGCAGTACCTGGCTGTGTGTTTAATCTACAGGAGTTCAGGAATTCAGCTGTAAAGTATATGTCCACGTCgcaaaaaaagagaacaacatTGTTTCCTTTCCAAAATCGAGCACCAACGTCTAATCCTTTGCCCCTGGAAAATTCTTCATTCAACTGGATGAAGGTGAAGTTCTTGAAGTTGGCTGACCtaggagaaggaaaatattcagcaACTTACCCTGTCTTTCCAGCTCTTAATACAAGTGGGGGCGGGAACCCAGTATGAAACAACCTAGAAATCTGTAGTATCACAGTTCTGAGAGTATTTTGAGGGAAGAGATGTCCTCTTTGAGTCCTGAGGAGATTTCCACTATGTCCACATCCAGAGCTTGACCTGTGTAATCCTACACTAGCATTCCTGTCACAGACATTCTTTGGGCAGACCTCACAAAAATCCCAACAAGGCTTAGatggacaaaaatatttttagcaggcAAATATAAAATACTGTGCTTGTATTACTGTATCTATACAAGGGTCTTCTTCCCAGATGGAGATGGTAACAAAAGGCTACATTGCCACATGATCTTGACAAACACAGCTATGCAAGCAAACACGATAGACCAGACCTGGACAAAAGCATCTAATTCCCATGTGCTCTACTGAAATTGTCTGCACCTGCTTTTGGAAGTCAACTTTCAGTCCTAACAGTTCAAGCCACTTTCAAAAGCACTAAAGAAGTTaccagcctgaaaaaaaaaaaagctgcactgaggtaaattcagaaaaatctgctttgtgGTTCTAAACACCAGCAACACAAAACCACAGATATTGGACTGTCAGGATAACACTGCTTTTATCTgatacaaaggagaaaaagccattttctccAATGCAGTTTAGAACTTTTTGGCACAACTACAAGTTTGGACAGCTGTCTAGTCTTCAATTCATGGTACAATCTCTGTGTATGAACAGCACACATCAGATATTCAGGTACTTACTTGGAGGTATTTTCAAGTATCGATTTGACTTCATTCATTTGTTCTTTTCCAAAGTAAACTACAGTGAGGTGAATTCTCCCATCCTGCTGAATGCCCATTTCCCTAGAGAATAGAGACAGATTTGTGACTTGTCCCAGAAGTTAGCTTTCTTCAATAACCTACACCCACTGGGGAAGGCAGAGTAGGGTGAACCCTGGAAGGCATTCCTGAGGGCACCATTCACTGACAGGGATCCTTGTCCTGACAAAGGGGCTCACTGCCTCTATCAGATGACTATCTTTCAGGCAGATTAGGAAAAAACTCTCTAAGCAGTGTTTGTTATATTAATAGGAGGACACTGTTAGAACAGGCCATCCAGCCCCAGGAAGAATGAGCAGGCAGGCAGTAACTCTGGCACTTAGGAGAATATGAAAAGGGGGATTTTAAAGAAGCTATACATACCCTACCTCTTAATCTTGATTTTTTGTCACAGATATTCCAGAGTTCAGTTTGGCATTTTGTTAAGAAACATTTACTAGAATCTAAGCATCAACCAGAGATCAAGCCAGTAGCCTAAGGATAGGACCAATCTGAATTAATGCTAGACATCATGCCTCACTTGCACAAAGTTCAGTCAGCAAGAGTTCATCTATAATCAGCAGAGATCAGCATGACCAGAGGGTGATTTCTCCCATCCTAAAGCAAGCATCTATCAGATGGCTAATTTAGACAAGGAGCCTATTTTTAGATGGCTGTAATTAGGCAAAACAAATCCCATTGCAAGAGTCAGTATCTGTTGCTAACACAGCCTTTTCTGGGCATCTATTTAAAGCTACATCTCAGTTAAATTCTCCCTCCAAACATCATCtctgtgctgaaaaataaaagaagtaacTATCCTGAAAGTTCAAAtacatttccttcttgccttttaTTGCCTTAATCTTTTCTCTAATAGGGCCTGGCAAAGTGTCTGGGAGCACTAATTCCctttttccttagaaatgttCCTTTGCAACTAATGGCATGCAATTCTCATATTGCTACAGTCGCGTGTGCCCCAACAAAACAGATTGAGACACATAAGCCAGGTACATGCAAATCAGAAACCTTGATGACTGGAATATAATTGCTTTTACTGTTAATCACAATGCACTAAGCAGCCAAATGCCTTTCAGTCTCTATAATCTCAAAAATGACTTCTTAGTGGCACAATGAAATGTTATGTAAAAGTAGCATGATTTTTACTGAGTGAGGCCTTGATAACTCCTGAAATTGCATTTTACTTTCCaagtaaaaaaagtaaaggcAGCACTGGAATGGAAACCCACCTGAAATTCTGCATGAATTGCCGAAATTTGCTGGCTCTCTTGGCCAATGGCACAATAACGTTAATAAGTGTGTCAGCCAtattgacattttcatttttcactttcattacAGGACCAAATGGCCGGAATAAAACAATCTTCTTAAACTGATGTTTTGCGTCTCCTTTGAAAGTCAGCTCATACAATGTGCCTTTGTCTTTTTCTGTGCGGTAGATCCCTGTGTGAAAACAAAAGAGAGGGCATCTTGGATTAAAGCTGGGCTCCTGGgtagaaaaaaaaggatgcaatCTTCATGTGTTACACCTAGGctgaaaaggcagcagaggcatAAGATCTTTACTTTTACAGCAGTATGCAATCGACCATCATTGGGAAGAGGATGTCACTCTGGCAGGGACAC harbors:
- the CSGALNACT1 gene encoding chondroitin sulfate N-acetylgalactosaminyltransferase 1, which encodes MMLRRGFILFLPRLVGLLVVACCLVSIVYMLACTPKSDSQQLALPRVHSPTAKEGYEAILQEREEQHRNYIISLKKQIAQLKAELQGRSEQLKNVQDQYPDPLDIQLDHSNPEKAQANLLAFLRSQIDKAEVHSGVKLSTEYAAVPFESFTLQKVYQLETGLTRHPEEKPVRKDKRDELIEVIELAVGSLNNPEGEGNAKHRVYTASDFVEGIYRTEKDKGTLYELTFKGDAKHQFKKIVLFRPFGPVMKVKNENVNMADTLINVIVPLAKRASKFRQFMQNFREMGIQQDGRIHLTVVYFGKEQMNEVKSILENTSKSANFKNFTFIQLNEEFSRGKGLDVGARFWKGNNVVLFFCDVDIYFTAEFLNSCRLNTQPGKKVFYPVLFSQYNPSIIYGHHDSIPPLEQQLIIKKETGFWRDFGFGMTCQYRSDFINIGGFDLDIKGWGGEDVHLYRKYLHSNLIVIRTPVRGLFHLWHEKQCLDELTPEQYKMCMQSKAMNEASHGQLGMLVFKQEIETHLHRQKLSSKKT